A segment of the Candidatus Zixiibacteriota bacterium genome:
GACCCCTCCTGCGGGCGGGACGGAAACCGAGGCAGGACAATTCTCCTCCAAAGGCGGACAGGCATTCCCCAGAAAAATAGTTTGCCCTGCCGAGTCCAAATTAGTATTCCGTGTTTTCTTCAAAAAATGTTCGAACTTCGTCCAAAAAACACCGGGAGCACGATATCCAAATACAGAGATGAAGCGCTCTAGCCGATCGAAGGAGCGCCCAAGGATATATCAGCGACGGCGTGGACGGTTTGGTTGTCGATGCAGGCGATGCACAAGGTGTTAAAGCAGCTATCATGCATCTCTGGCCAACCCCGAGCATGCCCGTTCACTAAGCAGAGAGGCAAAGAGAAAGCTTGATGACCCGGCCTTTACAATGTCGCAGACACTTAAGTCAATTTACGGCCATGCCATTTCTCTTGATGAAAATCGCAAGAAATCAAAATCAGATTTTCTTTCGTAGAGTGAGATTACGTATTTCACGAGACTGTGAGGTCATACTGGTATCATCGATTCGGGGATTGCTGTCCCTCTGTCCAGCTTCGCAGGGTAATTAGTTCTCTATGACCCAATTTTCGCTCCATTTAAAGTCATATTTTGTTCTACTCAAAAAAGTATAAAAAGTAGTAACTTTTTGTCTTACTGGTCATTACAAGAGGAGCAGCCGCCTGAATATTCTTACCGTCGTTCCATGGTACAAGCCCTACGTTGGAGGTGTCGTCGTGGCAGTAGAGAGAATTTGTCATCAGCTATCCCAGAACGGACATCAGTGTCTGATCCTTATCGATGGCGATTCTGATTCAATTGAAAAGAAATATGATGATGGTTTGGTGTCGGTCTATTCACTCTTCCAACGCCCTATGTACCAAAAGACAAAAACAATAAAGGCGGCCATTGCCTGGGCAGTCTATTTTCTGCCAACGCTTTTGAAGCTAAGGCGTTTCATTAAACTGCATAATATTGACATTGTTGTTCTCCATTTTCCGGGCATTGCCAACAGCTATTTCCCTGCGCTCAAACGTCTTTTTTCGGTCAAATATGTTGTGTGCGTCCACGGAAGCGATATACACACAAATATCCGCGAGCATCCGGCGGTTAAGACGGTAGTGAATTCAGTCGTCAGAAATGCCGATGCATTGATCGCATGTTCCGAATTCATGCTCGAGGAAGCCAGACGGGCGCTTCAAGCGATTCCCACCACCAGTAAAGCCATTTATATCGGAGTAGATTCACGATGGGCGGAAAATGTTCCGTCCCGAAGTTATGCAATTAACGGTCGGTATATCATAGCCAATGCCTTCCCTGTGGATGTAAAGGGAACGGATATACTGTTAAAAGCTTTCGAGAAGATATCCGACACGTTTCCCGATGTCTCTCTCGTCCTACTCGGAGGACGGTCCACCGAAAAAGATCGCCAAAAGTTAATAAATGGCTCATCTGCCGCGAGTAAAATACATATTCTCGGCGAAGTAGCTAATCAGGATGTACCTTCGCTTTTTAGCGGGGCCTCTTTTGGGGTGGTTTCATCAAGACGCGAAGGTTTTCCCTTGGTTGTATTGGAAATGCAGTTGATGAAAAAAACGGTAATAGCAACGTCTGTTGGTGGATTACCGGAATCAATAAAAGACGGTTATAACGGCTTTCTTATTGAGTCTGAAGACGTTGATTCACTTGCCGACAGGATGAGCTTTTGTCTTGAGCATGAGGAAGAATGCCGCATAATGGGAGAAAATGGATATAGACGGGTTATCAGCGATTTCAACCTCGAAACGACGGGTAAGCAATATCTCCAGCTCTTTGACAAAATTCTGCTGAAAAACTGATCCCGTCCAACTTCGGTACCCCTGTGGCGTATAAAAGTTGCTCAGCAGAGACAAGTAATCCATTGCCCGGAGAGCGCAGTGGCATAGATTCATCAAAAAATCAATCAAACCTTACGCTAATTGGAAGCGAATTAGGTATATTGTTTTATATGTCAGCAATCTGTGGTATAGTAGATTATTCACGTAGAGGTTTGGCTATTGACGCTGAACTCAAGTGTCTGATTGCGCCTCTTTGGCATTCGCAGGCGTTCACCATCGAAAAAAAGATTCTTGATGATGCCGGTTTGGCGCGCGTCTTCTTTGATACTCGTGATAATTTTTGCAGCGCCTCGCGGAATTTGATCGACGATGAAATCTGTTTTGTGTCTGGCTACATCACCAATATTGCGCAATGGACTGACGAAATCAGCCGAGACAGTGGCGGAGAAGTCAAAGTGACTTCTGCGGCTGACATTCTGGCCTATATCCATATTGTTCAACAGGGAAAAGGGATGGAGCGCCTCAACGGCATTTTTTCATTCGCGCTGTGGCGGCCTTCGCGTAACGAGCTGATTCTTGGTACCGACCGTCATGGGATACGTCCTCTATATTATCGACAGTTTGCAGGACATTTGGTCTTTGCCTCGGAGATGAAAGCCATTTACAACAGCGGCGACAGCTATGAAATCGATGACTTGACAGCCGAAGAAATCCTTGTTTTGGGATTCCCGCTTGGCGATAACACACTTCTCAAAGACGCCAAGCGAGTGCCCTCGGGAAGCTTTATCCGTTTCAGAAGCGAGGGTCCTTCCACCACTCGCTACTGGTGGTACGACCAGTGGAAAGTCGACTCGACTCTGACTCCCCAGGATTATATCAGCGAAAATATCCGCCTGCTCAAACAGTCGATTGGACGGTTAGACGAACTCAGCGATAAACCTATCTGTCTGCTCAGTTCGGGACTTGATTCCCGCCGGATTATGCTTGAATTGACGAGAACAGGCAAACAGCCTGAAATCTTCACGACTGCGCTTCAGCTGGCCGGAGCCCACTATGACACCGACTCTATTGTCACTCAGGAATTGTGCCGTGAGTTTTCACTCAAACAGACCTTGGTTGATATTTATCCCGCCGAACTCGAAGGAGAACTTGCCCGGCATGCCTTTCATTTGCTTGATTATGAAACGAGTCAGCATCGCTGGCTGTTACCTTTACTGTCCAAAATACCACAAAATGCCGGAGTCAACTTTGACGGCCTGGGCGGCGACATGCTCGTCTACGACGATCATGTAACTCCCGAAATAAACCAGGAATGTCACAACAGCAACAAATTGGCATCCACGATTCTCGATATGTTTGGAGCGCCGATACGTCTCTATCTTCGCAAAGCGCCTTCAGGCCCGCCACTGATAGAGCGTGTAGCAGCCATGCTGGACAATTTGCCGCAGAATGCCAACCGCTTCACGACTTTCCAATTTAGCAATTGGACACGCCGGCGTACTTCGCTGTTCGGGCAAACATTGCTCAGCATGAAAGTTGAGTCCGTCTGTCCTTACTTTGACAATGATCTCGCCGATTTTTGTATGAGTCTTTCTCCGTCTCTGAAACTCGACAGGAATTATCAGGACGAAATCCTTCGCTTCGAGCGAGCCGATCTTATGAAACGAATCCCGACTTCACACTATCCTTTTATCCGAGTCAGCCCCGATGAATTCAGCCGCCCATTCACACGGCCGCTTCCAAAACAATACGGGTCGATTCGCAAGAGACATCTGTATGGAGCCGCCGCTAAGGAGATTTTTGCCGCCCCGCGACTACTTTCGATTCTGTCTGCAAACAGTCTTCTCGTTACACTCAGCACGCTCGGGTTTAACACAGTCAATATGATGCCTAAAGAGGTGGTCAGTCGCGGCTGGCGTCTTGAACCACTCATGCAGTTGGCGCTCTTTAAACAGTCCCTTCACGATAAAACTTGGCGGGAAGAAGCTTTGACCAAAGCCCGCGAGAGTGTCTACGGATAGTTTATTTTAGAAAATCCAGAAACTTCGAACGCCCTGAGGCAATCAGGGCCTTATAGAGCATTTCGTGTTCAGCAATAAACTTGTCCATTGAGAAATTGCGCTCGGCGCGATCCCGTCCGGAAATTCCCATTTTTTTTGCAGACGCGCTATCAGTCAGTAGACGGATCATGGCATTTGCGAGGGATTCAGAATCAGCAATCGGTACAATCAGTCCATCGGCTTTGTCTCGGACAATGTCTGCCGGACCGCCACAGTCGGTTACGACCACCGATAACTGTGATGCCATCGCTTCAACCGTGGTGAGAGAAAATCCTTCGTGAAGCGACGAACAGACATAGAGGGACGCCACCGAAAAGAGAAGCGCGATATTGTCAAACGAACCGAGGAAGATGACTCTGTCCTTTACTCCCAAATCAGTCACGAGTGATAGCAGGCCAAGATTTTTGTTCTGGCTGTCTTCGCCGGCAATAAAAAGTCTCGCATCCGGCACTGATTTTAAAACACGGGCGAAAGCCGCGATGAGAAAACTATATCCCTTCACTTCTTTAACATTTCCGACGGCAACGACGACCGGCGCCGAAGGCTGAAGATTGTGCTGTCTGCGAAACTCTTCGATCGCTTCACTTGATGGCGGCGCGATGCGTGATTTGTCAAATCCGTTATTAATCACAACCAGCTTGGACTGATTCACCCCATATGTTGAGACATATTGGTCAGCAAGCGATCTGGACACCACAACTGTTCTGGTATTAAGCGCCCCGGCAAATTTGGCGAACAACCTTGCGCGCGGAGTGGTCTCATGCGGTAATATGCCATGAACTGATCCGACTCCGGGGACGCCGCACCAACGCGAGAGAGGCCCGTTGTAGCTGTTCATTTTCAGCAGATGGCTGTGAACAAGGTCAATCTGGTTTTGTCGAACAATGCCCCGAAGCTGACGCAACACCTCAAGGTTCATTTGTCCGTCACCCTGTATCAGATGAACTGTCGCGCCTGTGGCTACGGCAAGGGGAGGTATTGATTTGGGAGTGACGATGGCAACATGGCTCTCAAATTCGTCTTTGTTAAGATGGGTGAGCAAATTCAACATGACATTCTCGGCGCCCCCGATAACGCCAAAATCTTCTATGAGTTGAAGAATTTTCATGAGGCTTATATAGCGAGGGGGGTATTGGCTGTCAACAGTTGAAAAGTGGGAGGGGGCAATCACGAAGAGATATTGACCTGTTGGGCAGAGCCAACCGACATCACATTGCATCTTCGTGCAGTCCGACGTGCCTGCCAGTTGTGGCGGGTGGCCAGAGGATTCCACCTCCACCATCTCCCACAAAAAAAACCTATTGATATTGCCACTGAAATTTCGCTCCTTGCCCATTCTGATATAGAGATTTGATAA
Coding sequences within it:
- a CDS encoding glycosyltransferase family 4 protein — translated: MLTVVPWYKPYVGGVVVAVERICHQLSQNGHQCLILIDGDSDSIEKKYDDGLVSVYSLFQRPMYQKTKTIKAAIAWAVYFLPTLLKLRRFIKLHNIDIVVLHFPGIANSYFPALKRLFSVKYVVCVHGSDIHTNIREHPAVKTVVNSVVRNADALIACSEFMLEEARRALQAIPTTSKAIYIGVDSRWAENVPSRSYAINGRYIIANAFPVDVKGTDILLKAFEKISDTFPDVSLVLLGGRSTEKDRQKLINGSSAASKIHILGEVANQDVPSLFSGASFGVVSSRREGFPLVVLEMQLMKKTVIATSVGGLPESIKDGYNGFLIESEDVDSLADRMSFCLEHEEECRIMGENGYRRVISDFNLETTGKQYLQLFDKILLKN
- a CDS encoding glycosyltransferase family 4 protein, which gives rise to MKILQLIEDFGVIGGAENVMLNLLTHLNKDEFESHVAIVTPKSIPPLAVATGATVHLIQGDGQMNLEVLRQLRGIVRQNQIDLVHSHLLKMNSYNGPLSRWCGVPGVGSVHGILPHETTPRARLFAKFAGALNTRTVVVSRSLADQYVSTYGVNQSKLVVINNGFDKSRIAPPSSEAIEEFRRQHNLQPSAPVVVAVGNVKEVKGYSFLIAAFARVLKSVPDARLFIAGEDSQNKNLGLLSLVTDLGVKDRVIFLGSFDNIALLFSVASLYVCSSLHEGFSLTTVEAMASQLSVVVTDCGGPADIVRDKADGLIVPIADSESLANAMIRLLTDSASAKKMGISGRDRAERNFSMDKFIAEHEMLYKALIASGRSKFLDFLK
- a CDS encoding asparagine synthase-related protein, whose amino-acid sequence is MSAICGIVDYSRRGLAIDAELKCLIAPLWHSQAFTIEKKILDDAGLARVFFDTRDNFCSASRNLIDDEICFVSGYITNIAQWTDEISRDSGGEVKVTSAADILAYIHIVQQGKGMERLNGIFSFALWRPSRNELILGTDRHGIRPLYYRQFAGHLVFASEMKAIYNSGDSYEIDDLTAEEILVLGFPLGDNTLLKDAKRVPSGSFIRFRSEGPSTTRYWWYDQWKVDSTLTPQDYISENIRLLKQSIGRLDELSDKPICLLSSGLDSRRIMLELTRTGKQPEIFTTALQLAGAHYDTDSIVTQELCREFSLKQTLVDIYPAELEGELARHAFHLLDYETSQHRWLLPLLSKIPQNAGVNFDGLGGDMLVYDDHVTPEINQECHNSNKLASTILDMFGAPIRLYLRKAPSGPPLIERVAAMLDNLPQNANRFTTFQFSNWTRRRTSLFGQTLLSMKVESVCPYFDNDLADFCMSLSPSLKLDRNYQDEILRFERADLMKRIPTSHYPFIRVSPDEFSRPFTRPLPKQYGSIRKRHLYGAAAKEIFAAPRLLSILSANSLLVTLSTLGFNTVNMMPKEVVSRGWRLEPLMQLALFKQSLHDKTWREEALTKARESVYG